From the Lolium rigidum isolate FL_2022 chromosome 2, APGP_CSIRO_Lrig_0.1, whole genome shotgun sequence genome, one window contains:
- the LOC124690619 gene encoding uncharacterized protein LOC124690619 — protein sequence MDPNQLNASNSYYVILRELFFRLVVSFQIQSSLSMEIIGFWLWIQGNGQAGFLLRIESFDDNHFHVLASTAKTFVEVLHFEFDDLDDRSAPKSQFQREAIEGISFYLNNVCYKALQVLRERAKMDFIHNQMTDLYQEAYGEFMNDRVPISSMTDLYKGAYGESLYDQVPLSSKHLLTRIKALYANTQKNHGEGTSSRQMHVQTSHMLLQDIKEEVYECQSPSRLVTLLDNLSLREKHHDAIMQQLSDVPRDERTLFVTFSNGYPLNKDELQDFFMRHYGDIEEISVEEPIEKRQPLYAHVTFYSQVTLFRVLDGNRRVKFMTRGKHLWARQFVPKKNKT from the exons ATGGACCCCAATCAACTGAATGCCTCTAACTCTTACTATGTGATACTTCGAGAGTTGTTCTTTCGCTTGGTTGTTTCTTTTCAAATTCAGTCTTCCCTTTCCATGGAGATAATAGGCTTTTGGTTGTGGATCCAAGGAAATGGCCAGGCTGGTTTCCTTCTAAGGATCGAGtcttttgatgataaccactttcATGTGTTGGCTTCTACTGCAAAAACTTTTGTTGAGGTTCTCCATTTTGAGTTCGATGATTTAGATGACAGATCTGCACCAAAAAGTCAGTTTCAGAGGGAAGCTATTGAAGGAATTTCTTTTTACCTCAACAATGTTTGTTACAAGGCCTTACAAGTTCTTCGAGAAAGagcaaagatggattttatccatAATCAGATGACAGATCTGTACCAAGAAGCCTATGGAGAATTCATGAATGATCGGGTTCCTATAAGCTCG ATGACAGATCTATACAAAGGGGCATATGGCGAATCCTTATATGATCAGGTTCCTTTGAGCTCG AAGCACCTTCTGACTAGGATCAAGGCTTTGTATGCTAACACTCAAAAGAATCATGGAGAAGGCACAAGTTCTAGACAGATGCATGTTCAAACAAGTCATATGCTCCTTCAAGATATAAAGGAAGAAGTATACGAGTGTCAGTCACCCTCCCGTTTGGTGACATTGTTGGATAACCTGAGCTTAAGAGAGAAGCATCATGATGCA ATCATGCAGCAACTCTCTGATGTTCCACGTGACGAGAGAACTTTGTTTGTAACATTTTCCAATGGCTATCCACTGAACAAAGATGAACTGCAAGATTTCTTCATGAG GCACTATGGAGATATTGAAGAGATAAGTGTTGAAGAGCCAATCGAAAAGAGACAGCCCTTATACGCACACGTTACATTTTACTCACAGGTGACCCTCTTCCGTGTCCTTGATGGAAACAGGAGAGTCAAGTTCATGACGAGGGGAAAACATCTGTGGGCTCGACAGTTTGTGCCTAAGAAAaacaaaacttaa